A DNA window from Camelina sativa cultivar DH55 chromosome 13, Cs, whole genome shotgun sequence contains the following coding sequences:
- the LOC104736092 gene encoding mediator of RNA polymerase II transcription subunit 17 — protein MDSDMEISLDRLPIKRLESIEENGAEHFPSDVGYDDKRVSLIRRIDFAWALEEEDELKKKKQKKSSKDSSEQWKWKGMVENLQLAHQELSVIIDLIDTVQANDAVTVAGMTRPKPMPNEILSDLAVSTATKLQGYRNLGKYFKQSAKALEQKINREARFYGALIRLQRNWKVKRQRMLASNASNEGFTIDLSDSSLYDPTSGFRPSTLSTIRVDHDSAGMLAINVPQDSWYSLRFGFVGLNPIDNPNKSDEHIDSTTGQDIPGTSEMQSASDDKYVKETHSLLREVHKSIFAEQLFDMLNREAFNEGVGFNISGIRENFMEMSIGQGASLFVSLHPSGKNASIKKSDSATLLVESSGRIEPAEEGDSRLKKLGFPSRASYEIYLQQIFHENAFGKAKDQPKSKSIRVSNQTEKDSNSGLLDHFCLSLTHRIFSNRVLVHLESVVCKVPYLHLISHPTWNSRASSWTVFMTVPPSIIPQGNSETQSPDGKRNLKTQFRTKVVVKDDCISVEAECTPNVVGLLKSSSCNLFSMNKYECDVADLPVMILQQVASQIVCWLLEEARTVGTKASRDFLSLALEIVEGERVSLVAQVNPEDVKGCISWWLVMENGCTEEREGVSESRKLLGHLSLDVLYSVLMDLINLCGTGRNALERL, from the exons ATGGATAGCGACATGGAGATCTCTTTGGACAGGCTTCCGATTAAACGACTGGAATCTATCGAGGAGAATGGCGCCGAGCATTTTCCTTC TGATGTTGGTTACGATGATAAGAGAGTGTCGTTGATTCGGAGAATAGACTTCGCGTGGGCgttggaagaggaagatgagctgaagaagaagaagcagaagaagagctCTAAGGATAGCTCGGAGCAATGGAAGTGGAAGGGTATGGTTGAGAATTTGCAATTGGCTCATCAGGAGCTCTCTGTCATCATAGACCTTATTGATACT GTCCAAGCAAATGATGCAGTAACAGTTGCTGGGATGACCAGACCTAAGCCTATGCCAAATGAGATTCTCTCGGATCTTGCTGTGTCTACTGCTACCAAGTTACAAGGCTACCGG AATTTAGGAAAATACTTTAAGCAATCAGCGAAAGCTTTAGAGCAGAAGATCAATCGCGAAGCAAGATTTTATGGTGCTCTTATCAG GTTGCAGCGGAACTGGAAAGTCAAGCGACAGCGCATGCTTGCTTCAAATGCCAGCAATGAGGGCTTCACCATTGATCTTTCTGACAGTTCATTATATGACCCGACTTCTGGTTTTCGCCCATCTACACTGTCCACTATTCGTGTTGATCATGATTCAGCTGGTATGCTGGCCATTAATGTACCCCAAGATTCATGGTACTCTCTTCGGTTTGGGTTTGTTGGCTTAAATCCTATTGACAACCCAAACAAGTCTGATGAGCACATCGACTCCACTACTGGTCAGGATATCCCTGGAACATCAGAAATGCAGTCTGCAAGTGACGACAAATATGTTAAAGAAACTCATTCGCTATTGAGGGAGGTGCATAAATCAATTTTTGCTGAGCAG TTGTTTGACATGCTAAATCGCGAAGCATTCAATGAAGGTGTGGGATTCAACATTAGTGGAATACGAGAAAATTTTATGGAAATGAGCATAGGCCAAGGAGCTTCTTTGTTTGTATCTCTCCACCCATCAGGCAAAAATGCGAGCATCAAGAAGTCTGACTCTGCAACCTTGCTCGTTGAATCTTCTGGCAGAATAGAACCAGCAGAAGAAGGAGACTCTCGCTTGAAGAAGCTAGGGTTCCCTAGTCGTGCCAGCTATGAAATATACTTGCAACAAATTTTTCATGAGAATGCCTTTGGAAAAGCGAAAGATCAGCCCAAGTCAAAAAGTATCCGAGTATCCAACCAAACAGAAAAGGACAGCAACTCCGGACTTCTTGATCATTTCTGCTTATCTTTGACTCATAGAATCTTCTCAAATAGAGTTCTTGTGCATCTTGAAAGCGTG GTCTGCAAGGTCCCGTATCTTCATCTAATATCGCATCCTACATGGAATTCACGGGCATCGTCATGGACTGTCTTCATGACTGTTCCTCCATCAATCATCCCCCAGGGAAATTCTGAAACACAGTCTCCAGATGGTAAGAGGAATCTTAAGACACAATTCCGGACAAAAGTGGTGGTGAAAGATGATTGTATCAGTGTTGAAGCAGAATGCACGCCCAATGTGGTTGGCCTACTGAAAAGCAGTTCCTGCAATTTATTCTCTATGAACAAATACGAGTGCGACGTGGCCGACCTTCCAGTGATGATCCTCCAGCAG GTGGCGAGCCAGATCGTGTGTTGGCTACTGGAGGAAGCGAGAACGGTTGGGACAAAAGCGAGCCGGGATTTTCTATCTCTAGCGTTAGAGATTGTGGAAGGGGAGAGAGTGAGCCTCGTGGCGCAAGTAAACCCGGAAGACGTAAAGGGATGCATCTCGTGGTGGCTAGTGATGGAGAATGGCTGCACAGAGGAGAGGGAAGGAGTATCGGAAAGTCGCAAGTTGTTGGGTCATTTGTCTCTCGATGTCTTGTACTCTGTTCTCATGGATTTGATCAACTTATGTGGTACTGGTCGCAATGCTTTAGAGAGATTGTAA